A genome region from Magnolia sinica isolate HGM2019 chromosome 8, MsV1, whole genome shotgun sequence includes the following:
- the LOC131253162 gene encoding uncharacterized protein LOC131253162 isoform X1 has protein sequence MSLQRYICSREDILNYATKLLKAELPLSVCKVAPIPGETKFRLLERLLIVHGHWCYKRITQMVTFTLCRVIKRNDLGQRTIYLQGESKSKRSISFSMDDLTPRFSTDVLRTSEESASQARTILNGSNDSTLISSSSEVSSGIELQLTMTEIDQTSPLFSSYLASDTLKLMSDGEILHAASFHESLDTSREFQDLVNAHKGTVGSERLAEVVSPLRCETAKREIKKASTVKQQKTDNAPAVDQLIKEEERETGDTGLKPYLQYLNQSKGYLYFSLAGLCHLMFVSGQITQNSWMAANKSHKLRKKMPLLLYLNRSL, from the exons ATGTCTTTGCAAAGGTATATTTGCTCGAGGGAGGATATCTTAAACTATGCTACCAAGTTGCTAAAGGCAGAGCTCCCTCTTTCC GTCTGCAAAGTGGCTCCCATTCCAGGTGAGACCAAG TTCCGGTTGCTGGAGCGACTTCTTATCGTCCATGGGCACTGGTGCTATAAGAGGATTACCCAAATG GTTACTTTCACTTTATGTCGGGTCATCAAGAGAAATGATCTAGGACAGAGAACCATCTATCTTCAGGgtgaatccaaatccaagaggAGCATTTCTTTTTCCATGGATGACCTCACTCCAAGATTCTCAACAGATGTCTTAAGAACCTCTGAAGAAAGTGCATCTCAAGCAAGAACTATATTAAATGGAAGTAATGATTCAACACTGATCAGTTCAAGTTCTGAAGTTAGCAGTGGGATAGAGCTACAGCTAACCATGACAGAGATTGATCAAACAAGCCCGTTGTTCTCGAGCTATCTAGCTTCAGACACTCTGAAG TTAATGTCCGATGGAGAGATCCTGCATGCTGCTTCTTTTCACGAGTCACTGGACACAAGTAGAGAATTTCAAGACCTGGTCAATGCACACAAAGGCACTGTTGGTTCTGAAAGGCTCGCTGAGGTTGTTTCTCCCTTGAGATGTGAAACTGCCAAAAGAGAGATTAAGAAAGCGTCTACTGTGAAACAACAGAAAACAGATAATGCACCAGCAGTAGATCAGCTAAttaaagaagaggagagagaaactGGAGATACAGGTCTGAAGCCATACTTACAATATCTGAATCAGAGCAAAGGCTACTTGTATTTCTCCTTGGCAGGCCTATGCCATCTCATGTTTGTGTCTGGACAGATTACACAAAACTCTTGGATGGCTGCTAATAAATCACACAAACTCAGGAAGAAAATGCCGCTTCTCTTATATTTAAATAGAAGTCTCTAA
- the LOC131253162 gene encoding uncharacterized protein LOC131253162 isoform X2 — MSLQRYICSREDILNYATKLLKAELPLSFRLLERLLIVHGHWCYKRITQMVTFTLCRVIKRNDLGQRTIYLQGESKSKRSISFSMDDLTPRFSTDVLRTSEESASQARTILNGSNDSTLISSSSEVSSGIELQLTMTEIDQTSPLFSSYLASDTLKLMSDGEILHAASFHESLDTSREFQDLVNAHKGTVGSERLAEVVSPLRCETAKREIKKASTVKQQKTDNAPAVDQLIKEEERETGDTGLKPYLQYLNQSKGYLYFSLAGLCHLMFVSGQITQNSWMAANKSHKLRKKMPLLLYLNRSL, encoded by the exons ATGTCTTTGCAAAGGTATATTTGCTCGAGGGAGGATATCTTAAACTATGCTACCAAGTTGCTAAAGGCAGAGCTCCCTCTTTCC TTCCGGTTGCTGGAGCGACTTCTTATCGTCCATGGGCACTGGTGCTATAAGAGGATTACCCAAATG GTTACTTTCACTTTATGTCGGGTCATCAAGAGAAATGATCTAGGACAGAGAACCATCTATCTTCAGGgtgaatccaaatccaagaggAGCATTTCTTTTTCCATGGATGACCTCACTCCAAGATTCTCAACAGATGTCTTAAGAACCTCTGAAGAAAGTGCATCTCAAGCAAGAACTATATTAAATGGAAGTAATGATTCAACACTGATCAGTTCAAGTTCTGAAGTTAGCAGTGGGATAGAGCTACAGCTAACCATGACAGAGATTGATCAAACAAGCCCGTTGTTCTCGAGCTATCTAGCTTCAGACACTCTGAAG TTAATGTCCGATGGAGAGATCCTGCATGCTGCTTCTTTTCACGAGTCACTGGACACAAGTAGAGAATTTCAAGACCTGGTCAATGCACACAAAGGCACTGTTGGTTCTGAAAGGCTCGCTGAGGTTGTTTCTCCCTTGAGATGTGAAACTGCCAAAAGAGAGATTAAGAAAGCGTCTACTGTGAAACAACAGAAAACAGATAATGCACCAGCAGTAGATCAGCTAAttaaagaagaggagagagaaactGGAGATACAGGTCTGAAGCCATACTTACAATATCTGAATCAGAGCAAAGGCTACTTGTATTTCTCCTTGGCAGGCCTATGCCATCTCATGTTTGTGTCTGGACAGATTACACAAAACTCTTGGATGGCTGCTAATAAATCACACAAACTCAGGAAGAAAATGCCGCTTCTCTTATATTTAAATAGAAGTCTCTAA
- the LOC131253162 gene encoding uncharacterized protein LOC131253162 isoform X3 — protein MSLQRYICSREDILNYATKLLKAELPLSVTFTLCRVIKRNDLGQRTIYLQGESKSKRSISFSMDDLTPRFSTDVLRTSEESASQARTILNGSNDSTLISSSSEVSSGIELQLTMTEIDQTSPLFSSYLASDTLKLMSDGEILHAASFHESLDTSREFQDLVNAHKGTVGSERLAEVVSPLRCETAKREIKKASTVKQQKTDNAPAVDQLIKEEERETGDTGLKPYLQYLNQSKGYLYFSLAGLCHLMFVSGQITQNSWMAANKSHKLRKKMPLLLYLNRSL, from the exons ATGTCTTTGCAAAGGTATATTTGCTCGAGGGAGGATATCTTAAACTATGCTACCAAGTTGCTAAAGGCAGAGCTCCCTCTTTCC GTTACTTTCACTTTATGTCGGGTCATCAAGAGAAATGATCTAGGACAGAGAACCATCTATCTTCAGGgtgaatccaaatccaagaggAGCATTTCTTTTTCCATGGATGACCTCACTCCAAGATTCTCAACAGATGTCTTAAGAACCTCTGAAGAAAGTGCATCTCAAGCAAGAACTATATTAAATGGAAGTAATGATTCAACACTGATCAGTTCAAGTTCTGAAGTTAGCAGTGGGATAGAGCTACAGCTAACCATGACAGAGATTGATCAAACAAGCCCGTTGTTCTCGAGCTATCTAGCTTCAGACACTCTGAAG TTAATGTCCGATGGAGAGATCCTGCATGCTGCTTCTTTTCACGAGTCACTGGACACAAGTAGAGAATTTCAAGACCTGGTCAATGCACACAAAGGCACTGTTGGTTCTGAAAGGCTCGCTGAGGTTGTTTCTCCCTTGAGATGTGAAACTGCCAAAAGAGAGATTAAGAAAGCGTCTACTGTGAAACAACAGAAAACAGATAATGCACCAGCAGTAGATCAGCTAAttaaagaagaggagagagaaactGGAGATACAGGTCTGAAGCCATACTTACAATATCTGAATCAGAGCAAAGGCTACTTGTATTTCTCCTTGGCAGGCCTATGCCATCTCATGTTTGTGTCTGGACAGATTACACAAAACTCTTGGATGGCTGCTAATAAATCACACAAACTCAGGAAGAAAATGCCGCTTCTCTTATATTTAAATAGAAGTCTCTAA
- the LOC131253162 gene encoding ABC transporter C family member 10-like isoform X4: MVTFTLCRVIKRNDLGQRTIYLQGESKSKRSISFSMDDLTPRFSTDVLRTSEESASQARTILNGSNDSTLISSSSEVSSGIELQLTMTEIDQTSPLFSSYLASDTLKLMSDGEILHAASFHESLDTSREFQDLVNAHKGTVGSERLAEVVSPLRCETAKREIKKASTVKQQKTDNAPAVDQLIKEEERETGDTGLKPYLQYLNQSKGYLYFSLAGLCHLMFVSGQITQNSWMAANKSHKLRKKMPLLLYLNRSL, translated from the exons ATG GTTACTTTCACTTTATGTCGGGTCATCAAGAGAAATGATCTAGGACAGAGAACCATCTATCTTCAGGgtgaatccaaatccaagaggAGCATTTCTTTTTCCATGGATGACCTCACTCCAAGATTCTCAACAGATGTCTTAAGAACCTCTGAAGAAAGTGCATCTCAAGCAAGAACTATATTAAATGGAAGTAATGATTCAACACTGATCAGTTCAAGTTCTGAAGTTAGCAGTGGGATAGAGCTACAGCTAACCATGACAGAGATTGATCAAACAAGCCCGTTGTTCTCGAGCTATCTAGCTTCAGACACTCTGAAG TTAATGTCCGATGGAGAGATCCTGCATGCTGCTTCTTTTCACGAGTCACTGGACACAAGTAGAGAATTTCAAGACCTGGTCAATGCACACAAAGGCACTGTTGGTTCTGAAAGGCTCGCTGAGGTTGTTTCTCCCTTGAGATGTGAAACTGCCAAAAGAGAGATTAAGAAAGCGTCTACTGTGAAACAACAGAAAACAGATAATGCACCAGCAGTAGATCAGCTAAttaaagaagaggagagagaaactGGAGATACAGGTCTGAAGCCATACTTACAATATCTGAATCAGAGCAAAGGCTACTTGTATTTCTCCTTGGCAGGCCTATGCCATCTCATGTTTGTGTCTGGACAGATTACACAAAACTCTTGGATGGCTGCTAATAAATCACACAAACTCAGGAAGAAAATGCCGCTTCTCTTATATTTAAATAGAAGTCTCTAA